Proteins encoded by one window of Massilia sp. NR 4-1:
- the prpB gene encoding methylisocitrate lyase: protein MSQYSAGAAFRKAVQEESPLQVVGAINANHALLAKRAGFRAIYLSGGGVAAGSLGLPDLGISNLDDVLTDVRRITDVCDLPLLVDVDTGFGSSAFNVARTVKSMIKFGAAAMHIEDQVGAKRCGHRPGKEIVSKAEMVDRIKAAVDARTDENFVIMARTDALAVEGLDAAIERAIACVEAGADMIFPEAMTELSMYKQFANAVKVPVLANITEFGSTPLFTVDELKSADVGLVLYPLSAFRAMNKAAENVYGAIRRDGSQKAVLDTMQTRAELYERINYHDFEQKLDALFAAQKK from the coding sequence ATGAGCCAATACTCCGCAGGCGCCGCCTTCCGCAAGGCCGTGCAGGAAGAATCCCCGCTGCAAGTGGTGGGCGCGATCAACGCCAACCATGCCCTGCTGGCCAAGCGCGCCGGCTTCCGTGCCATCTATCTGTCCGGCGGCGGCGTCGCTGCCGGTTCCCTCGGCCTGCCCGACCTGGGCATCTCCAATCTGGACGATGTGCTGACCGACGTGCGCCGCATTACCGACGTGTGCGACCTGCCGCTGCTGGTGGACGTGGATACCGGCTTCGGCTCCTCCGCCTTCAACGTGGCGCGCACCGTGAAGTCCATGATCAAGTTCGGCGCTGCCGCCATGCATATCGAAGACCAGGTCGGCGCCAAGCGCTGCGGCCACCGTCCAGGCAAGGAAATCGTGAGCAAGGCTGAAATGGTGGACCGCATCAAGGCCGCCGTCGATGCCCGCACCGACGAAAACTTCGTCATCATGGCGCGCACCGACGCGCTGGCCGTGGAAGGCCTGGACGCCGCCATCGAGCGCGCCATCGCCTGCGTGGAAGCGGGCGCCGATATGATCTTCCCGGAAGCGATGACCGAACTGTCCATGTACAAGCAGTTCGCCAATGCGGTGAAAGTGCCGGTGCTGGCGAACATCACCGAATTCGGCTCCACCCCGCTGTTCACCGTGGACGAACTGAAATCGGCGGACGTCGGCCTGGTGCTGTATCCGCTGTCGGCCTTCCGCGCGATGAACAAGGCGGCTGAGAATGTGTACGGGGCCATCCGCCGCGACGGTTCGCAAAAGGCCGTGCTGGACACCATGCAGACCCGCGCCGAACTGTATGAGCGCATCAATTATCACGATTTTGAGCAAAAGCTGGATGCGCTGTTCGCAGCGCAGAAAAAGTAA
- the prpR gene encoding propionate catabolism operon regulatory protein PrpR, translated as MRHSTPLPLDSNDKPVIWTVSVSRLSELFRDITLEYDALATIEPINLGFDEAARHIRERMATERCDAVIAAGSNAAYLKGRLSVPVVIAKASGFDMMQALARARRVSERIGVITYQDQMPELAEFAATFGVQIAQRTYATEEDARAQINDLKAAGIKAIVGAGLITDLAEEAGLTGVFVYSAASIRQAFDDALEMARLAQLESNRGRRAVVADTLRAKHGLNDLRGESAAMEKVRQAVVLYAKSPATVLIQGETGSGKELVAQAIHRESPRVLGVNRPFVAVNCGAIAESLLESELFGHEEGAFTGARRGGHAGLFEAANRGTLFLDEIGEMPLTLQTRLLRVLEEREVVRVGGTRPIAVNVRIISATHCDLEQRVREGRFRADLFYRLAVLRLALPPLREHGADIVPLAEWSLKNALAALGARPHPNLHAEVAACAPLLVRYSWPGNVRELRNLTERLALFLAAEPLQALTPGFVLGVAPELAGSAKAMAGNADRSDGSRLGGNGSGHATDLAGAKESAGEVLARFGGRRDAAAAYLGISRTTLWRRLREEGHDGV; from the coding sequence ATGCGCCATTCCACTCCCCTGCCCCTGGACAGCAACGACAAACCGGTGATCTGGACGGTTTCCGTGTCGCGCCTGTCCGAACTGTTCCGCGACATCACGCTGGAATACGACGCCCTCGCCACCATCGAGCCGATCAACCTCGGCTTCGACGAGGCGGCGCGCCATATCCGCGAACGCATGGCAACCGAGCGCTGCGACGCGGTGATCGCGGCCGGCTCGAACGCGGCCTATCTGAAAGGCCGGCTCTCGGTGCCGGTGGTGATCGCCAAGGCATCCGGCTTCGACATGATGCAGGCGCTGGCCAGGGCGCGCCGCGTCTCGGAGCGCATCGGCGTCATCACCTACCAGGACCAGATGCCGGAGTTGGCCGAATTCGCCGCCACCTTCGGCGTGCAGATCGCCCAGCGCACCTATGCCACCGAGGAGGATGCGCGCGCCCAGATCAATGATCTGAAAGCCGCCGGCATCAAAGCCATCGTCGGCGCGGGCCTGATCACCGACCTGGCCGAGGAAGCGGGATTGACCGGCGTGTTCGTCTACTCGGCCGCGTCGATCCGCCAAGCCTTCGACGATGCGCTGGAGATGGCGCGCCTGGCCCAGCTGGAATCGAACCGGGGACGGCGCGCCGTGGTGGCCGATACGCTGCGCGCCAAGCATGGCCTGAACGATCTGCGCGGCGAATCGGCGGCGATGGAAAAGGTGCGCCAGGCCGTGGTGCTGTATGCGAAGTCGCCGGCCACGGTGCTGATCCAGGGCGAAACCGGCAGCGGCAAGGAGCTGGTGGCGCAAGCCATCCACCGCGAAAGCCCGCGCGTGCTGGGCGTGAACCGGCCCTTCGTGGCGGTGAACTGCGGCGCGATCGCCGAATCGCTGCTGGAATCGGAATTGTTCGGCCACGAGGAAGGCGCCTTCACCGGCGCGCGGCGCGGCGGCCACGCCGGCCTGTTCGAGGCGGCCAACCGCGGCACCCTCTTCCTCGACGAGATCGGCGAAATGCCGCTGACGCTGCAAACCCGCCTGCTGCGCGTGCTGGAGGAGCGCGAGGTGGTGCGCGTGGGCGGCACGCGGCCCATCGCCGTCAACGTGCGCATCATCAGCGCCACCCACTGCGACCTGGAGCAGCGGGTGCGCGAAGGCCGCTTCCGCGCCGACCTGTTCTACCGCCTGGCCGTACTGCGCCTGGCGCTGCCGCCGCTGCGCGAACATGGCGCCGATATCGTGCCGCTGGCCGAATGGTCGCTGAAGAATGCGCTGGCAGCGCTGGGCGCGCGGCCCCATCCCAATCTGCACGCCGAAGTGGCGGCTTGCGCACCACTGCTGGTACGCTACAGCTGGCCGGGCAATGTGCGCGAGCTGCGCAATCTGACCGAGCGCCTGGCGCTCTTCCTCGCCGCCGAACCATTGCAGGCGCTGACGCCCGGTTTCGTGTTGGGCGTGGCGCCCGAGCTGGCAGGCAGCGCCAAGGCCATGGCGGGCAACGCCGACCGTAGCGACGGCAGTCGCCTCGGCGGCAACGGCAGCGGCCATGCCACCGATTTGGCCGGAGCCAAGGAGAGCGCCGGCGAAGTATTAGCCCGCTTCGGCGGGCGGCGCGACGCGGCGGCGGCCTACCTCGGCATCAGCCGCACGACCTTGTGGCGCCGCTTGCGCGAGGAAGGCCACGACGGCGTCTGA
- a CDS encoding DUF6328 family protein, translated as MNEHASLDCEKETLKEQMARIVEEARMVLPGIQALFGFQTIAVFNERFNDLPMYAQDCHVAALALVVIAIALIMMPAAYHRLAEPQLISRRGIKVSARAICYALAPLAGALSLDIFVVLHAVTNDLPLSASGGIGAFLLLITLWFAYPYHARRLRNAEIGD; from the coding sequence ATGAACGAGCACGCCAGCCTGGACTGCGAAAAGGAAACACTGAAAGAACAGATGGCGCGCATCGTCGAAGAAGCGCGCATGGTGCTGCCGGGTATCCAGGCCCTGTTCGGCTTTCAGACGATAGCCGTCTTCAACGAGCGCTTTAACGACCTGCCCATGTATGCCCAGGACTGCCACGTGGCCGCGCTGGCCCTGGTGGTGATCGCCATCGCCCTGATCATGATGCCCGCCGCCTACCACCGCCTGGCCGAACCGCAGCTCATTTCGCGGCGCGGCATCAAGGTCTCGGCGCGCGCCATCTGCTACGCGCTGGCGCCGCTGGCCGGCGCCCTGTCGCTCGACATCTTTGTGGTACTGCATGCTGTGACGAACGACCTCCCGCTCAGCGCCAGCGGTGGCATCGGCGCCTTTCTGCTGCTGATCACCTTGTGGTTTGCCTACCCCTACCACGCGCGCCGCCTGCGCAACGCCGAAATAGGCGACTGA
- a CDS encoding alpha/beta fold hydrolase, whose amino-acid sequence MKRHIAQCTAKFTVKTLLAASAMVLSIAPALAGNAFKAEVTGQGQPLILIPGLASSGEVWQGTVKRFCGARQCHVLTLAGFAGQPAIEQPLLPAVEEELVAYISANKLEKPVVVGHSLGGFVALKLASDHPDQVGRLVIVDSLPALGATHMPDMTAEQLQSQAARMRAGMLAQDEATRAISQKRTVGAMVRAPADAERIIGWGQQSDRKTVANAMYQLMSSDLRGDLARIKAPTLVLGTWIAYKDYAPRTAIAETFKAQYAKLGGAQIELADTARHFIMYDDPEWMYARMEQFLK is encoded by the coding sequence ATGAAACGTCACATCGCCCAATGCACGGCAAAGTTCACCGTTAAAACCCTGCTGGCCGCATCGGCCATGGTTTTGAGCATCGCCCCTGCCCTCGCCGGCAACGCCTTCAAGGCCGAGGTCACGGGCCAAGGCCAGCCCTTGATCCTGATTCCCGGCCTGGCTTCTTCCGGCGAAGTGTGGCAAGGCACGGTCAAGCGCTTCTGCGGCGCGCGCCAATGCCATGTGCTGACCCTGGCCGGCTTCGCGGGCCAGCCCGCCATCGAGCAGCCGCTGCTGCCCGCCGTCGAGGAAGAGCTGGTCGCCTATATCAGCGCCAACAAGCTGGAAAAGCCGGTGGTCGTGGGGCATAGCCTGGGAGGTTTCGTGGCGCTGAAGCTAGCCAGCGACCATCCGGACCAGGTGGGCCGCCTGGTCATCGTCGATTCCCTGCCCGCCCTGGGCGCGACGCACATGCCGGACATGACGGCGGAGCAGCTGCAAAGCCAGGCGGCGCGCATGCGCGCCGGCATGCTGGCGCAGGATGAGGCCACGCGCGCCATCTCGCAAAAGCGCACCGTCGGCGCGATGGTGAGGGCCCCCGCCGATGCCGAACGGATTATCGGCTGGGGCCAGCAGTCGGACCGCAAGACCGTGGCCAACGCCATGTACCAGCTGATGTCCAGCGATTTGCGCGGCGATCTGGCGCGCATCAAGGCGCCCACGCTGGTGCTGGGCACCTGGATCGCCTACAAGGACTATGCGCCGCGCACCGCGATTGCCGAGACTTTCAAGGCGCAATATGCGAAACTGGGCGGCGCACAAATCGAGCTGGCCGACACGGCCCGCCACTTCATCATGTACGACGATCCTGAATGGATGTATGCCCGCATGGAGCAATTCCTCAAATGA
- a CDS encoding sensor histidine kinase: MSSSAAQPAIAAQPPLLARLNWYWICQLGGWLLVGLANLLLYSKLMTGTQLVCLWMAISGIAISHLWRAFIKRRGWVAKGMNWKLALYPFLVLGPLQTASVALSIHVLLQRISDLSWLPISMIVWGSAFLGWNICYSMALSMRRANRFEAETLRLELLAKDAELRALQAQVNPHFFFNSLNSVRALIYENRDAAALMIDQLAALMRYTLQSDQADTVKLAQELEAVQAYLAIEKIRFEDRLRIRIDVESGMENVAVPPMSVQTLVENAVKYGVEMSAGGSEIRIQARRGEGTSVIEVANAGAIRPFSNSTHVGLANARKRLILAMGKDASLDLSESEGWVRATMQLPATQLPVAA, translated from the coding sequence ATGAGCAGCTCCGCCGCCCAGCCCGCAATCGCAGCGCAGCCGCCCTTGCTGGCGCGCCTGAACTGGTACTGGATCTGCCAGCTGGGCGGCTGGCTGCTCGTCGGCCTGGCCAACCTGCTGCTCTACTCCAAACTGATGACCGGCACGCAGCTGGTCTGCCTGTGGATGGCGATCAGCGGCATCGCCATCAGCCATCTGTGGCGCGCCTTTATCAAGCGGCGCGGCTGGGTGGCAAAGGGCATGAACTGGAAGCTGGCCCTCTACCCGTTCCTGGTCCTGGGGCCGCTGCAAACCGCGAGCGTGGCGCTGTCCATCCACGTTCTGCTGCAAAGAATCAGCGATCTAAGCTGGCTGCCCATCAGCATGATCGTCTGGGGCAGCGCCTTCCTCGGCTGGAATATCTGCTACTCGATGGCGCTGTCCATGCGCCGCGCCAACCGCTTTGAAGCGGAAACCCTGCGCCTTGAACTGCTGGCCAAGGACGCGGAGCTGCGCGCCCTGCAAGCCCAGGTCAACCCGCATTTCTTCTTCAATAGCCTGAACAGCGTGCGCGCCCTGATTTACGAAAACCGCGATGCGGCGGCCTTGATGATCGACCAGTTGGCGGCGCTGATGCGCTACACCCTGCAATCGGACCAGGCCGATACCGTGAAACTGGCGCAGGAGCTGGAGGCCGTGCAGGCCTATCTGGCCATCGAGAAGATTCGTTTTGAAGACCGGCTGCGGATAAGGATCGATGTGGAGAGTGGAATGGAAAATGTGGCGGTGCCGCCGATGTCGGTGCAAACCCTGGTCGAAAACGCGGTGAAGTATGGGGTGGAAATGAGCGCCGGCGGCAGCGAGATCCGCATCCAGGCGCGGCGCGGCGAAGGGACCAGCGTAATCGAAGTGGCGAACGCGGGCGCGATCCGCCCCTTCTCCAATTCCACCCACGTCGGCCTGGCGAATGCCCGCAAGCGCCTGATCCTGGCCATGGGCAAGGATGCCAGCCTGGATCTGAGCGAAAGCGAAGGCTGGGTGCGCGCCACCATGCAACTGCCTGCGACCCAACTGCCGGTGGCCGCATGA
- a CDS encoding LytTR family DNA-binding domain-containing protein, with the protein MMRVLLVDDERLARAELRRLLAPHEQVEIVGEAANAAEAIQQIAALQPDLVLLDVQMPGGSGFDMLEALDVTPEVIFTTAFDQYALRAFEVNALDYLQKPIQATRLAAALERAAARLGHPDAASLRPARAEGGPRKIFIKDGERCWLVDVQQIRLFESEGNYTRVYFEENKPLMLRSLNQLEEKLDGGRFFRASRRHIVNLDHVRETHAADGGGMHLLLHDGVNVEVSRRRAALLREQCEL; encoded by the coding sequence ATGATGCGCGTGCTGCTGGTGGATGACGAGCGCCTGGCGCGTGCCGAGTTGCGCCGCCTGCTGGCGCCGCACGAACAGGTCGAGATCGTGGGCGAAGCCGCCAACGCGGCCGAGGCGATCCAGCAGATCGCGGCCTTGCAGCCCGACCTTGTACTGCTCGATGTGCAGATGCCGGGCGGCAGCGGCTTCGATATGCTGGAAGCGCTGGACGTGACGCCCGAAGTGATCTTCACCACGGCTTTCGACCAGTATGCGCTGCGCGCCTTCGAGGTCAATGCCCTCGACTATCTGCAAAAGCCGATCCAGGCCACGCGTCTGGCGGCGGCGCTGGAACGCGCAGCCGCTCGTCTCGGCCACCCGGATGCGGCCAGCCTGCGTCCGGCGCGGGCCGAAGGTGGACCGCGCAAAATCTTCATCAAGGATGGAGAGCGCTGCTGGCTGGTCGATGTGCAGCAGATACGACTGTTCGAATCCGAAGGCAATTACACCCGCGTGTACTTTGAAGAGAACAAGCCGCTGATGCTGCGTTCCCTCAACCAGCTGGAAGAGAAGCTGGATGGCGGCCGCTTCTTCCGCGCCAGCCGCCGCCACATCGTCAATCTCGACCACGTACGGGAAACGCATGCCGCCGACGGTGGCGGCATGCATCTGCTGCTGCACGACGGCGTCAATGTGGAAGTGTCGCGCCGCCGCGCAGCCTTGCTGCGCGAGCAGTGCGAACTGTAA
- a CDS encoding S41 family peptidase, protein MNVSRLFAGLMMAAGLASAGSALAADAYLRFPAIRGDAVVFTAEGDLWKASARGGQAQRLTTHAGAETNAAISHDGKWVAFIAAYEGGQDAYVMPIDGGLPKRISFESAAVTVLGWSAQGEVLLSTLNSTGPNAHRVIAAVNPGSLARRVFPVADANDAVLDDAGKTLFFTRFGLGLTGDNAKNYRGGAHAQLWRFDLAGQKEAETLFAGDPGNNQRPMWWQGRLYFISDRSGSHNLWTARADGSDARQLTRHKEWDVRAAALGDGKIIYQLGADLHVLDLAQNSDQQLKIGLVSDFDQQRTRQIRSPLDNLSNVQLSSKDERIVLTARGRVSIAGTGSQRRVEIAIPEGARARDAVFSHDDKWVYAIVDTTGENEIWKFAADGSGHGEQLTKDGNNHRWALYPSPDGKWLAHTDKLGRFWLLNLATKANAVIDDAGKSGVDQHDGVVWASDSRNLATVRAGSDEQRDQIGLYNLEAQRLVFVTSDRFNSDSPVFSPDGKWLYFLSARNFQLANGAPWGDRNMGPVFDKRTGIFALALQPGNRFPFKPDDELSKAAAKPAESPEEKAAEKAVEKAAEKAAEKAPAKTAKPGQPPIVYEGLAQRLFEVPLAAGNYRKLAVDDKRLYFLERESDGKSALKTLSVGRNGPQPEVFAPNVRDYDLSSDMKRVYYRTQAGNGPGDMLIVDAGAKQPNDVSKAKVKVDDWALISNPRLEWKQMFGDAWRMHRDFLYDAKMRGVDWNAVRAKYSPLVERVTDRAELNDLLGMMVSEVGALHSQVRPGDIRKPAPEGNPAGLGAVLSRVPDGYRVDHIYRAEPELPSELGPLAQPDVNVAEGDIITSVNGKSVLEVRDIADLLLNQAERQVLLQVKPVKGPERSVIVTPVPLMKQAALRYSDWEQGRARQVDAASKGRIGYLHLRAMGPRDIASFARDFYANINRDGLIIDVRRNQGGNIDSWIIEKLLRKAWAFWASPVSKPSTNMQSTFRGHLVVLVDELTYSDGETFAAGVKALKLGPLVGKRTAGAGVWLSDRNGLADNGMVRAAENGQFGMDGQWLIEGVGVVPDVEVENPPHATFKGQDRQLEVAIDLLQKKLKEQPVPPLRPQQIPALNAGQPVAVAPSAVAPVSGSWR, encoded by the coding sequence ATGAATGTTTCTCGTCTTTTTGCCGGCCTGATGATGGCGGCTGGCTTGGCCTCGGCCGGTAGCGCACTGGCGGCCGATGCATATTTGCGTTTTCCCGCGATCCGCGGCGATGCCGTGGTGTTCACGGCCGAAGGGGATTTGTGGAAGGCCAGCGCGCGCGGCGGCCAGGCGCAGCGCCTGACCACGCACGCGGGTGCGGAGACCAATGCCGCCATCTCGCACGATGGCAAGTGGGTGGCCTTCATCGCCGCCTACGAGGGTGGGCAGGATGCGTATGTGATGCCGATCGATGGCGGCCTGCCGAAGCGCATTTCCTTCGAGAGTGCTGCGGTCACGGTGCTGGGCTGGTCGGCCCAGGGTGAGGTGTTGCTGAGCACATTGAACTCGACCGGGCCGAATGCGCACCGCGTGATCGCGGCCGTCAATCCAGGCAGCCTGGCGCGCCGCGTGTTCCCGGTGGCCGATGCCAACGACGCGGTGCTGGACGATGCGGGCAAGACCTTGTTCTTCACGCGTTTCGGCCTGGGCCTGACTGGCGACAATGCGAAGAACTATCGCGGCGGCGCGCATGCCCAGTTGTGGCGCTTCGACCTGGCGGGGCAGAAGGAGGCGGAAACGCTGTTTGCCGGCGACCCGGGCAACAACCAGCGTCCGATGTGGTGGCAAGGCCGTCTTTACTTTATCAGCGACCGCAGCGGCTCGCACAATCTGTGGACCGCGCGCGCAGACGGCAGCGATGCGCGCCAGCTCACGCGGCACAAGGAATGGGATGTGCGCGCCGCCGCGCTGGGCGACGGCAAGATCATTTATCAGCTGGGCGCCGATCTGCATGTGCTGGATCTGGCGCAGAACAGCGACCAGCAGTTGAAGATCGGTCTCGTCTCCGATTTCGATCAGCAGCGCACGCGCCAGATCCGCTCGCCGCTGGATAATCTGAGCAATGTACAACTGTCCTCGAAGGACGAGCGCATTGTGCTGACCGCGCGCGGCCGCGTCAGCATTGCCGGCACCGGCAGCCAGCGCCGCGTGGAGATCGCCATTCCCGAAGGCGCGCGCGCCCGCGATGCGGTCTTCAGCCACGACGATAAATGGGTGTACGCGATCGTCGACACCACCGGCGAAAACGAGATCTGGAAATTCGCCGCCGACGGTTCCGGCCATGGTGAGCAGCTGACCAAGGATGGCAACAACCACCGCTGGGCCTTGTATCCTTCGCCCGACGGCAAATGGCTGGCGCACACCGATAAGCTGGGCCGCTTCTGGCTGCTGAACCTCGCCACCAAAGCCAATGCGGTGATCGACGACGCCGGCAAATCCGGCGTGGACCAGCACGACGGCGTGGTCTGGGCGTCCGACAGCCGCAACCTCGCCACCGTGCGCGCCGGCAGCGACGAGCAGCGCGACCAGATCGGCTTGTACAATCTGGAGGCGCAGCGCCTGGTCTTCGTTACCAGCGACCGCTTCAATTCCGATTCGCCCGTGTTCTCGCCCGATGGCAAGTGGCTGTACTTCCTCTCGGCCCGCAATTTCCAGCTGGCGAATGGCGCCCCGTGGGGCGACCGCAATATGGGGCCGGTGTTCGACAAGCGCACCGGCATCTTCGCCCTGGCTCTGCAACCGGGCAACCGCTTCCCCTTCAAGCCGGACGATGAACTGAGCAAGGCCGCCGCCAAGCCGGCCGAAAGCCCGGAGGAGAAGGCGGCTGAAAAAGCCGTGGAAAAGGCGGCGGAGAAGGCGGCCGAGAAAGCGCCCGCGAAAACGGCGAAGCCAGGCCAGCCTCCCATCGTCTACGAAGGTCTGGCGCAGCGCCTGTTTGAAGTGCCGCTGGCGGCAGGTAATTACCGCAAGCTGGCGGTGGACGATAAGCGCCTCTACTTCCTCGAACGCGAAAGCGACGGCAAGAGCGCGTTGAAAACCCTGAGCGTCGGCCGCAACGGCCCGCAGCCGGAAGTGTTCGCGCCGAATGTGCGCGACTACGACCTGTCCAGCGACATGAAGCGCGTCTACTACCGCACCCAGGCCGGGAATGGTCCAGGTGATATGCTGATCGTGGACGCCGGCGCCAAGCAGCCCAACGATGTGAGCAAGGCCAAGGTGAAGGTGGATGACTGGGCGCTGATTTCCAATCCTCGCCTGGAGTGGAAGCAGATGTTCGGCGATGCCTGGCGCATGCACCGCGACTTCCTGTACGACGCGAAGATGCGCGGCGTGGACTGGAATGCGGTGCGCGCCAAGTACTCGCCATTGGTCGAACGCGTGACCGACCGCGCGGAACTGAACGACTTGCTTGGCATGATGGTGTCCGAAGTCGGCGCGCTGCATTCGCAAGTGCGTCCCGGCGATATTCGCAAGCCTGCGCCGGAAGGCAATCCCGCTGGCTTAGGCGCGGTGTTGTCACGCGTGCCGGATGGCTACCGCGTTGACCATATCTATCGGGCCGAACCTGAGCTGCCATCCGAACTCGGGCCGCTGGCCCAGCCCGACGTGAACGTAGCGGAAGGCGACATCATCACCTCCGTCAACGGCAAATCGGTGCTGGAGGTGCGCGATATCGCCGACCTGCTGCTGAACCAGGCCGAGCGCCAGGTGCTGCTGCAGGTGAAACCGGTGAAAGGTCCGGAGCGTTCCGTGATCGTCACCCCGGTGCCGCTGATGAAGCAGGCGGCATTGCGCTACAGCGATTGGGAGCAGGGCAGGGCGCGCCAGGTGGATGCGGCATCGAAAGGCCGCATCGGCTATCTGCATCTGCGCGCCATGGGGCCGCGCGACATTGCTTCCTTTGCCCGCGATTTCTACGCCAATATCAACCGCGATGGCCTGATCATCGACGTGCGCCGCAACCAGGGCGGCAATATCGACAGCTGGATCATCGAGAAGCTGCTGCGCAAGGCCTGGGCTTTCTGGGCTTCTCCGGTGAGCAAGCCATCGACCAATATGCAGAGCACCTTCCGCGGCCATCTGGTGGTGCTGGTCGATGAATTGACCTACTCCGATGGCGAGACCTTTGCCGCGGGCGTGAAGGCGCTCAAGCTTGGCCCGCTGGTCGGCAAGCGTACCGCGGGCGCGGGCGTCTGGCTCAGCGACCGCAATGGCCTGGCCGACAACGGCATGGTGCGCGCGGCGGAGAACGGCCAGTTCGGCATGGATGGACAATGGCTGATCGAGGGTGTGGGCGTGGTGCCGGATGTGGAGGTGGAAAACCCGCCGCACGCCACCTTCAAAGGCCAGGACCGCCAGCTTGAAGTGGCGATCGACCTGCTGCAGAAGAAGCTGAAGGAGCAGCCGGTGCCGCCGCTGCGCCCGCAGCAGATTCCTGCGCTGAATGCCGGCCAGCCTGTGGCCGTTGCGCCATCGGCAGTGGCGCCTGTCTCCGGCAGCTGGCGCTAA